The DNA window ATAAATGATATTGAAAGTACATTTtcttaagaaaacaaaatttatctgtatataaaattaaaacttacaTTTTCCAAATTCATCGAGACTATTTGAAAACTGTTATTACGTTACAATTAAAATCGCCTAAGTTCAAATGGAAGTGACATTCTTTTTTACAATTGTTGTAAGAATTTTGTGTGAGCTTTAgataaataatactttttagACCATAATCCATTATATAGTGTGATTTTTTGCTCTATTTGATATAgagattgtttaaaaaaaataattcacacGTTTTCTTTAAATGATTGTGATTTTTGAGAAATAATGTAAACTTTTTATGAAAAGAAATGTGTTGACATTATTTATTGTTAccattttgaaaatcaatttaaaGCACATACAAATGTATATCATTGATAATGcggtttaatttaatttattttgctatttctattttaaaatctgttaaaaccatttcattcaAAACCCAAAAGTGAGAGAGtcaaaatcaaaactagacaaaccctagctatgattaaaagatgacaatcaaacgaccctaaataacctgattagtagcaatcaaataaacaagaaacaaagattacaaaaaaaagtttacaaattgtattaaatcctaattatcccaattaGGATTTTAACAACATGTTGTTTCAAcaggttgtcttcctcttccccttgtcTTTAAAAACTTTGGACAATTTCTCGATGTGTGCGTGTCATTCTTGTGCAGGGGCATGCTAATTTTCTGTATCGATTTTGCtattattgttttgatttgaatgtaaattaatttgtagGGTATTTTAGCAAGTGGACAAGAGATAGCTGTTAAGAGGTTGTCATCAAGATCAGGACAAGGAGCAGGAGAGTTCAAGAATGAGGTGATGTTAGTGGGTAAGCTTCAACACAGAAATTTAGTCAGGCTTTTAGGTTTCTGTTTAGATGCAGAAGAAAAGATACTCATCTACGAGTATGTCCCTAACAGAAGCCTTGATTACTATCTCTTCGGTAAGAAACAACCTTAGAAAAATCAACTCcgttgtaaaaaatatatatttatgactTTTGAAACAATACAGATCCCATCCAACGAGAGAGGTTGAATTGGACTATGCGTTACAAAATCATTGAAGGAATCGCTCGTGGCCTTCTTTATCTTCACGAAGATTCTCAACTTAGGGTCATACATCGCGATCTCAAAGCTGGTAATGTGCTACTAGATGAGTCCATGAATGCTAAAATATCAGATTTTGGCATGGCGAAGATATGTGTTGCAGATCAAAGTCAAGGAAGCACAAATCGGATAGTTGGAACATAGTAAGTTAGTTTTTCTTTTCACATAAGACTAATTCCATAAAAATATGAGCCAAGGGTTTGTTTTCATTTGAGGAAGTAGCACAGCATCCCACTGTCTTGACCCCAATTactatctttaaaagtttgattCTTTTTGAAAATACCGTATTGAAGTGGGAGGTCATGACTATAGGCTGTTATGCTAGTCACTTTCAGGGATTAGTCCATATTTCCAAAAGCTGTGCTAGACCCCTGgcattaaaaaatgaataaaagaagTAATTCCATTATTTGATTCGAGCAATTACTATGGTGCAGTGGTTACATGTCACCAGAATATGCGATGCATGGTCAGTTCTCGGTAAAGTCGGATGCATTTAGTTTTGGGGTATTGATCTTAGAGATCATAAGTGGTAAGAAGATCAGTTCGAGCTTTGAGCTCCCAGATTCCTTTGGCTTCCTTAGCTATGTAAGTCATCACTGTTGTGTTATTTGTGGGATTTGGAAGAAagcttattatttaaaactttaattcgAGTACACTTATTATTATAGGCTTGGAAACTATGGAGTAACGGGACACCTTTAGAGTTTGTTGACACGTCTCTAGGAGAATCATACTCGAGAAAGGAGATTATTCAATGCATGCATATCGGGTTGTTATGCGTTCAGGAAGATCCTGCGGTTAGGCTTTCCATGAATGCAGTTGTTTACAtgctcaataatagtgattcaGTTAGTCCACCGCCTCCTCGACAACCTGTGTCAGTTTTCCGTTACAATTCCGAGATTGAGCCTGATGTTGGTAGTAAATCACTTTCAGTTAATGAAATATCTATTTCTGAAGTTTGTCCAAGATAAGTTGGTAATTAGATTTAGAATTTGTGTACTagtatacaataatataaaGTATATTTAGTTTTGTAAAGTCTCTTGATATATACATAATACAAAAACATAGAGTTTGCTCTGATTGAATATCTTATCTTTGTCATCTATTCTAGTTTATTTATTCTGATTTGGTAAGAGAGCTAACAAGGGAAAACTCCCAAACTTAGCTAGATTGATCATGCTACTGTTATTCAAGGTTCGGATGCAGCGTTCATAGTGTTTTACATTCTCATAGACAAACACCAATGGCGTCAAAAGGTATGGTTCACATGTagattactttatttttaaatttatatattgttagagATAAAATGGGACAAATTGTGTCAATTATGCCTAATATTGACacgtataatataatatcttaattagTTAAAACAGATTTTGTTGCGAGTTGTGTTTGATAGTGAATGAttgtttcttcatatcctgtagtattgatgatttaattactTGTCTGTATGTGACAAGACACTAAGGAAAAACATACAATAATGAAATTAACTAATTGAATACAAAGACAAACATTAAAAGACTTTGTCAAGTACAGCCGGCCGGCTTGCTCCAAATTAACAGGACAATCACAAATGGCTCCATCCATTAGCTTGTAGCCTTGTACTactaaacatatattataaatttcatgGGGACAAATATAGCTTATACTATCCCAATATTGCTATACTCTCAACTAAATATAGCTTAAGCTAAGCTTGCCATGAGGGCATATTAAATTTCATAGAGTTACTTGATCTTCTCTACTGGAATCGATTAATAATGGGTAGCAGTCGCAATAGCATGTTCCGTTTTGCAGATGGGATTGACAAGCTGCTATTGTTGTTTGGCATTTTGGGTAGCATTGGAGATGGTTTGATGTCTCCAATGGCTATGTACATTCTCAGTGGCATTATTGACACCATTGGAGCTTCTCTATCTTCTGCTGTCATTAACCAGGTACAAACAACATTAATTATTCATTcaatatataacaaaaacatACAATCAATTAAGAAAGTTTGCATATTGTTTGTGTCTACTGTCTACTACAACAGTATGCTCTCAAGTTATTCATTCTTGCCATTGGAGTTGGCCTATCTGCTTTTATTGGTAAATTACTACTACCACTACTTAAGATTCCATCATGATAAACCCTATTttagaaacaaaaaataaacttatatctAATCATCTTACAGAGGGTGTTTGTTGGGCAACAACAGCAGAGAGGCAGACTTCTAGGATGAGATTACACTACTTGAAATCAGTCCTTAGACAGGATGTTGGTTTCTTCGATCATCATACCACCacccaacaacaacaacaacctaCTTCTACCTTCCAAGTTGTCTCTACAATCTCCTCCGATGCCCATCTAATCCAAGACGTAATAGCTGACAAGATACCCAACTGCCTCACAAATATGTCATCATTTGTTTTCAGCATTGTGGTTGGATTCATTCTCTCTTGGAGGTTGACACTAACcgtccttcccttcaccctcaTGTTTATAGTTCCAGGACTGGTCTTTGGTAAACTGATGATGCTAATGGGCTTGAAAGCGAACGGTGCTTACGAAGTTGCGGGTGGGATTGCAGAACAAGCTATCTCATCCATTCGGGTTGTATACTCCTTTGTCGGGGAGCCTCAAACACTTTACAAGTTCAGTCAGGCTTTATCGGAAACCATGGGACTCAGGATCAAACAAGGCCTGGCTAAAGGATTTCTTATGGGTAGCATGGGAATGATTTTTGCTACTTGGGCTTTTCAAGCTTGGGTTGGAAGCATCCTGGTTATTCACAAAGGTGAAAGTGGCGGTCGCGTATTTATAGCTGGAGTTTGCGTCATATTGGGTGgattgtaagtttttttttcacaCACTCAAACAAATCAGCTCTTTCTAATATACACTTATCTTTCAGAGCCATCATGTCTGCACTGCCTAATCTATCCTACTTCTCGGAGGCAAAAGCGACAGCTACAAGAATGTGCGAAATGATTGATAGGATTCCATCAATAGATAGTGAAGAGAAGAACGGGAAAATTCTATCACAAGTAAGAGGAGAAATCTTATTTAGAAATGTTACCTTTAGTTATCCTTCAAGACCAGACAATCCAGTCCTCCGAGGTTTGGATCTGAAGATCAAAGCAGGGAAAACAACAGGCCTTGTTGGGGGAAGTGGTTCTGGTAAATCAACTGTCATCTCTTTGCTCCAAAGATTTTATGACCCCACCACCAccaatggaggaggaggaggaggagacaTTATGCTTGATGGTCACAAAATTCATAAACTTAAACTTAAATGGTTGAGATCACAGATGGGCCTCGTTAATCAAGAACCCGTTCTCTTCGCCACCTCCATTAAGGAAAACATTTTATTCGGCAAGGAATTAGGAAGAGAAGCAGCAGCCACCATGGATGGAGTTGTAAGCGCGGCCAAGGCTGCAAATGCCCATGATTTTATAATCAATCTACCTCAAGGATATGAAACTCATGTATGTATAATGTATTGTATTCTACTGTACTTAATCATTCCATTCTTCAATTTCTCtatttgattgattgtttttcTTGCCAGGTGGGGCAGTTTGGATTTCAGTTGTCTGGAGGTCAAAAGCAAAGAATTGCCATAGCCAGAGCTCTAATAAGGGACCCGAAAATCCTTTTGCTCGATGAAGCTACAAGCGCTCTTGATTCCCAGTCTGAAAGAACCGTTCAAGAGGCCCTTGATCGTGCTTCCTTGGGAAGAACCACTATCATAGTAGCTCATCGACTCGTGACAATACGAAACGCTCACATCATAATAGTTCTTCAATCAGGAAGAGTGGTTGAATCTGGAAATCACGACGAACTTATTTCAAGGAACAATGGTGCTTATCTTGGAATGTTGCAGTTGCAACAACAATCATCGACACAGTCACAATCACAGGATATATCAACAACAGACGTTCCACATAGGCATGGGCGTCGGCGTAGTCGATTGCCGTCTCCAACTGCCCCAAGCCCTAATAATTGGCAAAGCAGCTCGTCTTTCTTCACTCCAATGCATTCCATTAGCGCCCCAAACTCATATCCTTTTTATTACGATGATGACGAAACCGATGACGAAGAAGAATCACTTGAACGTTCTGATTATCTCCGTCGGTTGCTTAAAATGAGTGCTCCCGAATGGAAGAGAGCATTGCTCGGTTGTTTTGGCGCTCTTTGTAATGGGGCGGTTCAACCCATTTATGCTTACCATTTAGGATCACTCGTTTCGGTTTACTTCTCAAACAATCATGTCAAGATCATGTCCGAGACGATTACCGATATTGTCATCTTCTTAGGCCTTGCCATCGTTTCGTTTATCTCAAATCTCGTTCAGCACTACAACTTTTCTATAATGGGAGAGAGGCTAACCAATAGAGTGCGCGAGAAAATGCTTCAAAAAATGCTTACTTTCGAGGTCAGCTGGTTCGATCGAGACGAGAACACGAGCGCATCGATCTGCGCTCGTCTGGCCACGGAAGCCAGCCTGGTTAGATCCCTCGTTGCGGATCGAATGTCGTTATTGGTCCAGATTACATGCACTTCTTGTTTGGCATTCGCCGCGTCACTTGTCATCACTTGGAGAGTTTCGATCGTGATCATCGCCATACAACCTCTAGTCATCGGCAGCTTCTATATGAGGAACGAGTTGATGAAGAGCATGTCCAAGAAAGCGCGACAAGCACAAAAAGAAGGTAGCCAACTCGCGAGTGAAGCTGTGGTTAATCATAGGACCATAACCGCCTTTTCCTCTCAAAAGAGAATACTTTCCATGTTCAAGGATACGCTCGAGGGACCCCGAAAGGAAACCGTGAAGCTTTCTTGGCTTGCGGGTTGTGGCCTTTTCTGCTCTCAGTTCATGTCACCGGCCTCTATTGCTTTGACATTTTGGTATGGAACCCGGTTAATGAATCGCAACTTAGTAGCTCAGAAGGAACTGTTTGAGGTCTTCTTCATCTTGATGAGTACTGGCAAGATCATTGCCGATACAGGAAGCATGACTTCCGACTTATCCAAAGGCTCAAGCGCAATCAGGTCGGTTTTCTCCATCTTAGATCGAAAAACTGAGATTGAACCTGAAGATGAAGAGGAGGAGGACCAAGTTGAGTTAGGATTGTTGAAAGGACGAATAGAACTGAAAAATGTATTCTTTTCTTACCCAACTCGGCCGAATCAGATGATATTTCAAGGTCTAAGTCTGAAGATCCAAGCTGGCGAGACCGTGGCATTGGTGGGACAGAGTGGTTCGGGGAAATCCACTGTGATAGGACTAATAGAGCGGTTCTACGACCCATTGAAGGGATCAGTTTTAATAGATGGTCAAGACATAAAGCGGTATAACCTGAGAAGCATGAGATCACAAATTGCACTGGTTAGCCAAGAACCGACCCTATTTGGAGGGAGCATTCGCGAGAACATAATGTTTGGAAAGGAAGAAGCAACGGAGAGTGAAATTAAGGAGGCGGCAAGACTAGCTAATGCTGACGAATTCATAAGTAGTTTGAAAGACGGTTACAACAGTTATTGTGGAGAAAGAGGGACGCAACTTTCGGGAGGGCAAAAACAAAGGATAGCATTGGCTCGAGCAATTCTAAAGAATCCCGCAATCTTGCTATTGGACGAGGCAACAAGTGCTTTGGATAGCGTCTCGGAGAGCCTGGTCCAAAAGGCATTGGAGAAGATGATGGAAGGACGAACATGTGTGGTGGTGGCGCACAGATTATCGACCATACAAAGGGCAGACTCTATAGTTGTGATCAAGAATGGAAAGGTTGCAGAGATGGGTTCTCACGATCGGCTTCTTTCTTTGGGAAGCCAGGGATCGTATTACTCCCTAGTTAACTCACAGACTCATCGTCAATAACTGATACTTAGCCTGAGCTGAATCAATTTGTCAATCAAATGGATAAAAGcttataaatgatataaatatcaatttggtatgctaaaataataatttgattttgagtattttaaaatatgaaaatagttTTGAGCCAAAGAAAAGGGAAAAGAATGAAAAGGTTCTCCAATGCAGGATTGAACTACCTCCCTTTAGTTTAGCTATACCACTTGTATAATTGTGGTATATTCAAATTTCACAAGGGAATAAACAAACAGGGAATAAACAAGTGCTCAAATATATTTAAGGAACCAAAAAACTAATCATATACATTGAAATAGTAACATAACATCAACATATGATACTTGTTTGCTGATGTGCTTTCGCTCCTTTGTTTACTTGCACTGCTTCGCTTGACCGTGGCACATCGAAGACGGTGTATAtgtattttctttctaaaatggATTTTAGTCATTCTAGTTTTATCTGTGAGATCGACGAATTCTCTCAATTCATCGCTTCATGAGGTATAGAGGGCCATAGGTTCGAATCCTATCACCTTAATGTGAGGCATCAGTCATCAAATCCTCTTTAATGAACATTCATTGGCCTCTTTCCAATGAGACAATTTTTCCACTAAAGTTTCCGACATATAAACTGTTTGAGAGCATTGTGAGAgtagatttttttagatttataggTGAGGCGTTGGTTGGTCGGTTGGTCCTATAAACAGTGGTATGCAAAGTAGACATCAATCAACAACTTCTCAACCTTTGCCATAAccttgaaattatattattaacattGATCTCCGGTTTAATGTTGAGTTTTGATGAGCTCAAGTTGAGACATATAAAAAACGGGAGGGATAAAAATCCTCACTTTATTGATCGAAAATTTGTATCCTTGTCACTTTGCTGCGGATAATTCTTCCTTTTATTCTTAATCgttattttttactttactATAATATAGGTTTAAGATATAGGATAGTCTTATTTGCATAATACTTCTGGATTATAACTTTAACTTGGTACAAAATCGATCTCCGACATAGAAATGAAAGTTCGTTCGACAAATAAACTGTTTGATAGGATTTCCATTGAAGTCCTATCTAGAGCTCAGCTCCTCCCACTAAAAACATGATAATAGTTGCAGTTAGTTGGCCTATTAGGAGCTTTTGGAAATCACTTTCGGGAGAGTCTTTTTCCTTATCAAAGCCTTGTCGCATATGAGTTGTTTCACTTattgataaaatgttttattttaaatttgtttatgaatgagAATAATgtaatttgacaaaaataaatttattaataaaactaacAAGTAGTCCGTGTATTTGcaagagtaatgatataaaaccGATTTTTTTTTACAGTTAATCTAAATACATAtagcaattttaattttatttttaaccgttttaagtttatgggcgggtcaacacacaatccgacccaaatattaatttactttcacatatatatccaaattaatcacagctctcgacccgacaattcagatattttgaaaattaagcataattatatatatatatatatatgagtattgATAAACACAACGACTCTTTAGCGAAAACAAGGCCACGAATCCCACGTGGCCTTGCCagataggagagagaaaaagcaaaacaaaataaaaaattaaatatttcagtttctccctctttcttcttccctctctttcttcttttcatttatc is part of the Impatiens glandulifera chromosome 1, dImpGla2.1, whole genome shotgun sequence genome and encodes:
- the LOC124939911 gene encoding putative multidrug resistance protein encodes the protein MGSSRNSMFRFADGIDKLLLLFGILGSIGDGLMSPMAMYILSGIIDTIGASLSSAVINQYALKLFILAIGVGLSAFIEGVCWATTAERQTSRMRLHYLKSVLRQDVGFFDHHTTTQQQQQPTSTFQVVSTISSDAHLIQDVIADKIPNCLTNMSSFVFSIVVGFILSWRLTLTVLPFTLMFIVPGLVFGKLMMLMGLKANGAYEVAGGIAEQAISSIRVVYSFVGEPQTLYKFSQALSETMGLRIKQGLAKGFLMGSMGMIFATWAFQAWVGSILVIHKGESGGRVFIAGVCVILGGLAIMSALPNLSYFSEAKATATRMCEMIDRIPSIDSEEKNGKILSQVRGEILFRNVTFSYPSRPDNPVLRGLDLKIKAGKTTGLVGGSGSGKSTVISLLQRFYDPTTTNGGGGGGDIMLDGHKIHKLKLKWLRSQMGLVNQEPVLFATSIKENILFGKELGREAAATMDGVVSAAKAANAHDFIINLPQGYETHVGQFGFQLSGGQKQRIAIARALIRDPKILLLDEATSALDSQSERTVQEALDRASLGRTTIIVAHRLVTIRNAHIIIVLQSGRVVESGNHDELISRNNGAYLGMLQLQQQSSTQSQSQDISTTDVPHRHGRRRSRLPSPTAPSPNNWQSSSSFFTPMHSISAPNSYPFYYDDDETDDEEESLERSDYLRRLLKMSAPEWKRALLGCFGALCNGAVQPIYAYHLGSLVSVYFSNNHVKIMSETITDIVIFLGLAIVSFISNLVQHYNFSIMGERLTNRVREKMLQKMLTFEVSWFDRDENTSASICARLATEASLVRSLVADRMSLLVQITCTSCLAFAASLVITWRVSIVIIAIQPLVIGSFYMRNELMKSMSKKARQAQKEGSQLASEAVVNHRTITAFSSQKRILSMFKDTLEGPRKETVKLSWLAGCGLFCSQFMSPASIALTFWYGTRLMNRNLVAQKELFEVFFILMSTGKIIADTGSMTSDLSKGSSAIRSVFSILDRKTEIEPEDEEEEDQVELGLLKGRIELKNVFFSYPTRPNQMIFQGLSLKIQAGETVALVGQSGSGKSTVIGLIERFYDPLKGSVLIDGQDIKRYNLRSMRSQIALVSQEPTLFGGSIRENIMFGKEEATESEIKEAARLANADEFISSLKDGYNSYCGERGTQLSGGQKQRIALARAILKNPAILLLDEATSALDSVSESLVQKALEKMMEGRTCVVVAHRLSTIQRADSIVVIKNGKVAEMGSHDRLLSLGSQGSYYSLVNSQTHRQ